A section of the Carya illinoinensis cultivar Pawnee chromosome 12, C.illinoinensisPawnee_v1, whole genome shotgun sequence genome encodes:
- the LOC122288922 gene encoding uncharacterized protein LOC122288922 yields MRAVLLRTGSYGAQSPPVFPGSAQVSLYRHDSAPSLFSCERSPVNSPRTSLHLDINRRRDAPATASGIRRAFSESNVIRPEVRFSSLTESGSRSFSARIPEEEYLSESEDDGIGSLSTIDGIWREIGIPVEEPSFPGDGFGRGGKSRGGGDGGNGIGNGEDRSKIGAYYLEMLKSNPGDSLLLRNYGKFLHEVEKDTVRAEEYYGRAIIASPGDGEVLSLYGKLIWDTQRDGDRAKSYFDRAVHASPDNCSVLGSYAHFMWEAEDEEEESMGASPALAPAL; encoded by the exons ATGAGAGCTGTTCTTCTTAGAACCGGTTCGTACGGCGCCCAGTCTCCCCCGGTCTTCCCCGGCTCGGCCCAAGTCTCTCTCTACCGTCACGACTCCGCCCCCAGCCTATTCTCCTGCGAGAGGAGCCCCGTTAACTCCCCGAGGACTTCTCTGCATCTTGATATCAATCGCCGGAGAGACGCTCCGGCCACGGCGAGCGGCATTCGTAGGGCGTTTTCGGAGAGCAATGTTATTCGGCCCGAAGTCCGATTCTCAAGCCTAACCGAGTCCGGATCTCGATCTTTTTCGGCGAGAATACCCGAGGAGGAGTATCTCTCAGAAAGCGAAGATGATGGAATCGGATCGTTGTCAACCATCGACGGGATATGGCGCGAAATCGGGATTCCAGTTGAGGAGCCGAGTTTCCCCGGCGATGGATTCGGTAGAGGAGGGAAAAGCCGAGGCGGAGGCGATGGCGGCAACGGAATCGGGAACGGCGAGGACCGGAGCAAGATCGGAGCATACTACTTGGAAATGCTAAAGTCAAACCCAGGAGATTCACTCTTGCTCAGAAACTACGGAAAATTTTTGCACGAG GTGGAGAAGGATACGGTGAGAGCGGAGGAGTACTATGGGAGAGCAATAATAGCGAGTCCCGGAGACGGAGAAGTATTGTCGCTGTACGGGAAGCTGATATGGGATACACAGAGAGACGGAGACAGAGCCAAGTCCTACTTCGATCGGGCCGTTCATGCCTCCCCTGATaactg CTCGGTGTTGGGGTCGTATGCACACTTCATGTGGGAAGCGGAAGACGAGGAGGAAGAAAGCATGGGAGCGTCGCCGGCTCTGGCTCCGGCGCTTTAG
- the LOC122290122 gene encoding uncharacterized membrane protein At4g09580-like, with product MGKGEKSNGELEAVGSKFPLSFKEVATASTVVFGFVLGLLCVYLTMPASDYSFLKLPRTLEDIQILRYHLESYTSDYTAQVLVGYCAVYIFMQTFMIPGTVFMSLLAGSLFGVLKGVALVVFAATAGASSCFFFSKLIGRPLLFSLWPDKLEFFQAQVAKRRERLLNYMLFLRLTPTLPNTFINFASPIVDVPYHTFFLATLLGLIPAAFVTVKAGLTLGELQSIGDLYDFQSIATLFFIGVVSITPTLVSKSKS from the exons ATGGGGAAGGGAGAGAAGAGCAATGGGGAGCTGGAAGCCGTCGGATCTAAGTTTCCCTTGAGCTTTAAGGAGGTGGCAACGGCTTCCACGGTCGTCTTCGGCTTCGTTCTGGGCCTTCTCTGTGTTTACCTCACCATGCCCGCATCGGATTACAGCTTTCTCAAGCTCCCTCGTACACTCGAGGACATTCAAATCCTCCg ATATCACCTTGAGAGCTACACAAGTGACTACACTGCTCAAGTCCTGGTTGGGTACTGTGCGGTTTACATTTTCATGCAGACATTTATGATTCCGGGTACGGTTTTCATGTCATTGCTGGCTGGATCCCTTTTTGGAGTCCTCAAAGGTGTAGCTCTGGTTGTCTTTGCTGCCACTGCTGGTGCTTCTTCTTGCTTTTTCTTCTCAAAGCTTATTGGCCGTCCCCTTCTTTTCTCTCTGTGGCCTGACAAGCTAGAGTTCTTTCAAGCCCAG GTGGCTAAAAGAAGGGAGCGGCTGTTGAACTACATGctttttctaagattgactccAACATTGCCAAATACGTTTATCAATTTCGCTTCACCGATTGTTGATGTGCCATATCATACCTTTTTCCTGGCAACCCTACTCGGCCTCATACCTGCAGCTTTTGTCACAGTCAAG GCTGGACTAACTTTGGGAGAGTTGCAATCCATCGGGGATCTTTATGACTTCCAATCAATTGCCACGCTGTTCTTCATCGGAGTTGTCTCTATTACCCCCACGCTGGTGAGCAAGAGTAAGTCTTAA
- the LOC122289069 gene encoding inositol-tetrakisphosphate 1-kinase 1-like: MAEAERCRFSVGYALATKKQSSFVRDSLLVLARSHGIDLVHIDPTRPLVDQGPFDCVLHKLYGDEWNRQLTEFRLRYPNAVIVDSPHSIERLHNRISMLQFVSELRIESPNETFGIPKQIVIYDKETLFDRQAWESLKFPVIAKPLVADGSAKSHKMNLVFNHDGLKALKPPIVLQEFVNHGGVIFKVYVVGVYVRCVKRKSLPDISEENLGNVSESVLSFSQVSNIATNEKVDEKYYKMMHLDDTEMPPQSFLADIADGLRRAMKLNLFNFDVIRDARFGNRYLIVDINYFPGYAKMPSYETVLTDFFLDVVNKRKEVVYSCDEDMTKIVRNTFCSDEDEIGQKDQADSTIKF, encoded by the coding sequence ATGGCGGAAGCTGAACGGTGCAGGTTTAGTGTAGGTTATGCTTTGGCCACCAAGAAACAAAGCAGCTTCGTTCGAGACTCCCTCCTTGTTCTTGCTAGGTCTCACGGCATCGATCTCGTCCACATCGATCCCACTCGCCCCCTCGTCGATCAGGGCCCCTTCGACTGCGTGCTCCACAAGCTGTACGGCGATGAATGGAATCGCCAGCTCACAGAGTTCCGTCTCCGTTACCCTAATGCGGTCATCGTCGACTCCCCCCACTCCATCGAGCGCCTCCACAACCGAATCTCCATGCTACAGTTCGTTTCGGAGCTTAGGATCGAGTCCCCGAACGAGACGTTTGGTATCCCCAAGCAAATCGTCATCTACGACAAGGAAACCCTCTTCGATCGGCAAGCCTGGGAGAGCCTTAAGTTCCCAGTAATCGCGAAGCCCTTGGTTGCCGACGGCAGCGCTAAATCGCACAAAATGAACTTGGTGTTCAACCACGACGGTCTCAAAGCGCTCAAGCCCCCGATTGTCCTCCAAGAATTCGTGAACCACGGCGGGGTTATCTTCAAGGTCTACGTCGTCGGCGTGTACGTCAGGTGCGTGAAACGCAAGTCGTTGCCGGACATCTCGGAAGAGAATTTGGGTAATGTCTCTGAAAGCGTCTTGTCGTTTTCGCAGGTATCGAATATCGCTACCAACGAAAAGGTCGACGAAAAATACTACAAGATGATGCATCTTGACGACACCGAAATGCCGCCGCAGAGTTTTCTCGCTGATATCGCCGACGGGTTGCGGCGCGCCATGAAATTGAACCTGTTTAACTTCGACGTCATTCGGGACGCGAGGTTTGGGAATCGCTACCTTATAGTTGATATTAATTACTTTCCCGGATATGCGAAAATGCCGTCTTACGAGACCGTATTGACGGATTTTTTCTTGGATGTGGTTAATAAGAGAAAGGAGGTGGTGTATAGCTGTGACGAAGATATGACAAAGATCgtaagaaatactttttgcagtgaTGAAGATGAAATTGGCCAGAAAGATCAGGCGGATAGTACGATTAAATTCTGA
- the LOC122290169 gene encoding transcription factor MYB39-like yields MGRSPCGHDENGLKKGPWTPEEDQKLIDYISSHGHDSWRTLPKLAGLNRCGKSCRLRWTNYLRPDIKRGKFSEDEERKIINLHSVIGNKWSRIATKLPGRTDNEIKNYWNTHLRKKLLSMGIDPTTHKPRTDLNHLVNLSQLLGAANFGNLISPWGSALNLQVDASHLAKIQLLQNMLQLMNTSPLLNMESNHDLFIGNRNLNPFEGLLNGTNTQLNNKEPFLTGLENLNPGLMNPEAPSNFHDFDNSWAGLEDGFNPEILGVKNSSLSSTSSCENEIEIMNPVPASFSDSPHGTYNINQMESKIDPDQFMSTDSASTYTIFEAWDKLIDDETNDSYWKDILELTSSSSPSPAISWKSTYFPRRINNLAS; encoded by the exons ATGGGTCGATCCCCATGTGGTCATGATGAGAATGGTTTGAAGAAGGGACCATGGACGCCCGAGGAAGATCAGAAGCTGATTGATTACATCAGCAGCCATGGCCATGATAGTTGGAGAACGCTCCCCAAGCTTGCCGGCTTAAATAGGTGCGGAAAGAGTTGCAGATTAAGGTGGACAAATTACCTGAGGCCTGATATTAAGAGAGGGAAGTTCTCTGAAGATGAAGAGCGGAAGATCATTAACCTTCATTCTGTCATTGGAAACAA GTGGTCTAGGATTGCAACCAAACTTCCAGGGAGGACTGACAATGAGATCAAGAACTACTGGAACACTCATTTAAGGAAGAAGCTCCTTTCAATGGGTATTGACCCAACCACCCACAAGCCAAGAACTGATCTCAATCACCTTGTGAATCTTTCTCAGCTGCTCGGTGCTGCAAACTTTGGGAATTTAATCAGTCCTTGGGGTAGTGCTCTTAATTTGCAGGTTGATGCCTCTCACCTGGCCAAAATCCAATTACTGCAAAACATGTTGCAGCTTATGAATACTAGCCCACTTCTGAATATGGAGAGCAATCATGATTTGTTCATCGGAAACAGAAATCTTAACCCTTTTGAAGGACTTCTCAATGGGACAAACACACAACTCAACAATAAGGAGCCCTTCCTAACAGGTCTGGAAAATTTGAACCCTGGACTGATGAACCCTGAGGCACCCAGCAACTTTCACGATTTTGACAATTCATGGGCAGGACTTGAAGATGGATTTAACCCAGAAATTCTCGGTGTAAAAAACAGCAGCTTGAGCAGTACTTCATCATGTGAGAATGAAATAGAGATCATGAATCCGGTGCCTGCATCGTTTTCTGACTCTCCTCATGGTACTTACAATATTAACCAAATGGAAAGCAAGATTGACCCAGATCAGTTTATGTCCACCGATTCTGCTAGTACCTACACCATCTTTGAGGCTTGGGACAAACTCATCGATGATGAAACAAACGACTCCTATTGGAAAGATATATTGGA ATTAACATCCTCATCATCACCATCGCCAGCAATTTCCTGGAAGAGCACCTATTTTCCCCGACGTATCaacaacctagctagctag